The genomic segment ATTGGTTACCGGATGCAAACTTGGAAGAACCATCGGCACGAAATGTTGCACTGATCAGGTATTTACTTTGGAAATCATAATTTATACGACCAAAATATGACAATAATTTATCGTCCGGATTGATGTAGTTGTCAATAGAGAATGGTACCCCCTGTGAAGAGAATTTCCATGCGTCTTTTGCTGTAAATGATTCTGGAAATCCATGAACTATATCGGTGAGTACTTTGGATTTGGTTATAATCCATTCATGTCCTATCATTGCATTTAAGTGATGGCTGTCTCCCTTGAATAACTTGGAAAAATCATAGCTGATAGTATTGGTGTTACGGAATTTGTGGCGGCTTGTATTGGCGAATTGAGCGGCAGGCTTACCTTGATTAGCGTCCGAAGGCACATTTTTAATGTAATAAGTTGTAAGGCCCCAATAGCGTTGGTCGCTGTTGCGATAGTCGTCATAACCAACTTCTGTTTTTATTTTGAAATTTTTGAATATTTCCCAGCCGAAGCTGCCTGCTATATTCAGGGTTTTACGCTCTTGCTCGCGGTCATTATCCGAAATAGCGGTTAGCGGGTGATACAGATTTCCTAAGTCGTCGTCAGAGCTGCCTGCTGAAGCATCAAGATTTGAGAGTGGAATCGGAGTGTAAATTACAGCATACTTCAAACGCTTATCCGAATCATAAGTGCTGCTGACATCATTTGCACCACCGCCTTTGATATCGGTATCGGAGTAACGGGCAGAAAAGTCCAATGTTACATTTTTTACAGGTTTGGTATTCAGCTTCAAACTGAAGTTGTCACGTTTGTAGTTGGAGCCTTCCATAATGGCTTTATCATTCATGTGGCTATAACTGAACGCATATCTTATTTTATCACTACCGCCATTGATGTTTAAATTGTGGTTGAATGTATGACCGGTGCGACCGAATGTTAAGTCTTGCCAATCATTATGAGGTATATTGTCATACATGTCCATATCTGTGTAGGCTCCAAAATAGTTCTCATAAGAACTCATATCATCGGATTTGATGAGGCCTGCCAGTTCGTATTGCCACTTGGCATAATCTTTGGGGGATAACACATCGAGTGTTTTGGCTATTTTCTTCCAACTGTAATAAGCATTGTAGCTGACGCTTACTTTTCCTTCCTTGCCAGACTTGGTTGTTACAAGAATTACACCGTTGGCACCACGTGAACCATAAATGGCTGTGGAAGATGCATCTTTCAATACGGTGATATCTTCGATGTCTGATGCCGGAATATCGGAGATGGATTCAACCGGGAAACCGTCAACAATGAATAATGGAGTGTTGTCTCCTGTGATGGAACCGCCACCACGTACGCGGATTTTCATTTCTGCATCGGGAGAACCCTCTGTAGTCGTAATCTGCACACCTGCCATTTTACCTGTTAATGCTTCGGTAGCGGAAGCTACGGGTACTGCTGCCAATACTTCCGAATTGACAGTGGCAACAGAACCGGTCAAGTCCTTACGTTTAACGGCGCCGTATCCGATAACCACAACTTCTTCCAGCGCTTGTGCATCGTCTGCCAAAATTACATCGATAGTTTTTTGTCCTTTGACGGCAATTTCTTGTGTAGTCATACCTACGTAAGAAAATATTAAAGTCGAATTGGACGGAACGTTTAGAGAGTAATTACCGTCAATGTCGGTGATTGTACCATTGCCGGTATTTCCTTTTTGTACTACGGAGGCTCCGATAACGGTTTCTCCTGCTTTGTCTTTCACTGTACCTTTTACGGTTACGTTTTGCGCTGATACGCCAAGCGATATCATGGTTACCAATAAGAATAGTAACATTGTGCGCGTGTTCTTCATTTTAGACATTCTTTGCATATTTATGATTTAAAAAGTGTTTCTCATTCAGATGAGTTTCTCTACACATTGTTAACTCCTTTTTGCAAATGTAAATTGATATGAAAAAGTAGATGTGTAATTTTTGTTTTTAGGTTGGTACTTTTTGTTATCTGTGTAGCATAAGGGAGTTAAAACCCTTCAGGAGTATGTTGTAAAGCAGAAATGCAGAAAGAAGTTGCCGGTTTGAACGAAGTCTGGAAAAGAGGGCGGGCAGGTGTGAGATTTATTTGCGGCCAGAGATGTGGATTGATAACAGGAAAGGTCTTGTGGAAAAATTGTTTTTGATGATGTGTATTTTTAAGTAAGCATGGAGACAGCCCCTTTGTAATGCTGTTATTCCATTATTATATCAATGATTTCTTCTGCTTTGTCCACAACGTAATCAGGATGGAACTCCTCTAATTCGGTTCGTGGGCGGAATCCCCAAGTCACCCCGCAAGAAGTTACACCGGCGTTGATGGCTGTCTGCATGTCTACTCCGGAGTCGCCGACGTAGAGCACATCTCTTTTATCTGTTTTGGCAATGGCAAGAATGTCTTCCACAATGGTGGGATCGGGCTTTACATTGACCCCTTCCCGCTGTCCGAATACTGCAACGAAATGTAT from the Bacteroides eggerthii genome contains:
- a CDS encoding SusC/RagA family TonB-linked outer membrane protein — its product is MKNTRTMLLFLLVTMISLGVSAQNVTVKGTVKDKAGETVIGASVVQKGNTGNGTITDIDGNYSLNVPSNSTLIFSYVGMTTQEIAVKGQKTIDVILADDAQALEEVVVIGYGAVKRKDLTGSVATVNSEVLAAVPVASATEALTGKMAGVQITTTEGSPDAEMKIRVRGGGSITGDNTPLFIVDGFPVESISDIPASDIEDITVLKDASSTAIYGSRGANGVILVTTKSGKEGKVSVSYNAYYSWKKIAKTLDVLSPKDYAKWQYELAGLIKSDDMSSYENYFGAYTDMDMYDNIPHNDWQDLTFGRTGHTFNHNLNINGGSDKIRYAFSYSHMNDKAIMEGSNYKRDNFSLKLNTKPVKNVTLDFSARYSDTDIKGGGANDVSSTYDSDKRLKYAVIYTPIPLSNLDASAGSSDDDLGNLYHPLTAISDNDREQERKTLNIAGSFGWEIFKNFKIKTEVGYDDYRNSDQRYWGLTTYYIKNVPSDANQGKPAAQFANTSRHKFRNTNTISYDFSKLFKGDSHHLNAMIGHEWIITKSKVLTDIVHGFPESFTAKDAWKFSSQGVPFSIDNYINPDDKLLSYFGRINYDFQSKYLISATFRADGSSKFASGNQWGYFPSAAVAWRISSERFMEGTQSWLDDLKLRFSYGTAGNNNIPSGQMNLNYVSSATSWINGFSNYWAASKTMPNSDLKWETTITRNIGLDFTVLGGKLNGSIEAYLNTTKDLLIQFPVSGTGYDYQYRNMGETQNKGIEATLNWTAIDKKNFGLSFSANIGFNKNKIKDLGIMNDFGAETYWASSEIGYDFWIAKGGAVGKMYGYRSAGRYEVSDFEGYDATSKKWILKEGVTDASAVVGTLRPGMMKLQNIDGSEDNKVTSDDREIIGDANPLHTGGFTINARAYGFDLSANFNWSYGNDVYNANKIEFTQTGKYQYRNMISDMADGKRWTNLNADGTICNDPAKLAEMNANTTMWSPYTARMVFSDWAVEDASFLRLNTLTLGYTLPKALLNKVKIQNLRFYVTGYNLFCITNYSGYDPEVSTIRKTNLTPGVDYSAYPKSRQFVIGVNLNF